The DNA region TGGATTTCAGTGCGTTTCTGGATTCTGCCAATCGTCAATTACAGATTCCATCCACCAATGGAGCGGCCAAAGCGCTGTTAGTCAGAGCGCAGGATGTTCCGGTTTATGTGGAATACGGTCAGGCTCAGTTGGGCATTGTGGGCTATGACGTATTACGAGAGAAAAAACCGCAGGTGGCGCACCTGGCCGATCTGGGATTTGGGCACTGTCGCTTGTCGGTGGCCGTGAAGGAGTCGAGTTCGTACCGTTCCGCTCTAGAATTGCCGATTTATGGTCGGGTGGCCTCTAAGTTTGTCCACTGTGCGCGGGAATATTTTGATGCTCTGGATCTGCCAGTCGAAATTGTGCCGCTCTATGGTTCGGTGGAATTAGGCCCGATCACGGGAATGTCAGAAGCGATCGTCGATCTGGTTTCCACGGGTCGCACGTTGAAAGAGAATGGCCTGATCGAAATCGAAGTGTTATTTGAAAGCACAGCCCGCTTGATTGCCCATCCTCTCAGCTATCGGGTCAATGCAGATGGCCTGTGTTCGCTGATTGAACAGGTGCGATCGCAAGCATTCGCTACTGCCTGAAACTTAGCGATCGACAGTTCCCTGCAGACGAATGAACTCCAGGGGTAGACCATCTGCATCCGCAATAAAGGCGACTTCGTAAATGCGATCGCCAATCATCTGCTGTTCTGGTTCCAGAAGTACCTTGAGAGGCTGATACTGGTCAGGATTTTGCATGGCGGCCTGGCGGAATTGTGCCTTTAAAGCGTCTAACCAGGTCGGCAGGTCGGGAGTGGCCTCAGTGAGGTCAAAGGACAGGTGGTAGTAGCCCACGTAATGCTGATCATGAAAAGCATCCGGGGCAGGCCGTGGTTGGGGAATCTGGATCAGTTCAAGGCGTCCTCCCCAGCCTTCCATCCAGCAAGCCAGGGTATAGCCTGTGGTGAACCGCTCATGAACAACAAAACCGAGCAATTCGTAAAAGGCGATCGCTCGGTGAATATTGGCAGTGCGAATGGAGGCGTGGTGCATGCAGGGACTTAAGGTTTCTCACGGGCATAATCATCCTGGAAGCGAATGATATCATCCTCTCCCAGATACTCTCCATTCTGCACCTCAATCACCACCAGTGGGATCACCCCAGGATTTTCTAATCGATGAACTTTCGCTTGAGGAACGTAAGTCGATTGATTGCTACACAAGATAATTTCTCGATCGTCACAGGTGACTCGCGCTGTTCCAGACACCACAATCCAATGTTCGCTGCGGTGATAGTGCATTTGTAAACTCAAGCGGTGTCCTGGATTCACCTCAATTCGCTTAATTTTGTATCCTGGCCCTTCATCCAGAACGGTGAACGATCCCCAGGGCCTAACATCCGTCGCTGCGGGGGATTTAGCAAAGGCCAGCGGTAGGGCAGAAAGGGGAGATGATTCAGAGGTGTGTGGTATTACAGCCATAACAATTGCGATAGGAAGGTTGGCACAAAAACAGGTCTGAAGATTCACCCTGGGGCATGCAAGATCCAGATCCGGCTGAACCCTCATCTATTTAGCCCGAAACATAGATGAATGAAACAATGGCTCAAAAGTTCCTGCAATAGTAGGGAATAGGGATTGGGGGTGAGAGCATGTCACCTTTGCAGGCCCTCATCCCCCAGCCCCTTCTCCCAGGTTGGGAGAAGGGGAGCCGAGCCATCTCAAAGTCCCTCTCCCAAATTGGGAGAGGGATTTAGGGTGAGGGCAAAAGTGACAGGCACCCTTGGGAGTTGGAGTTGGAGTGGAAACGTGATTAATTGCATCTGTACGGGAATGCGGAAGGAGTAAGTTGAAAAGACGGAGTTCTTAAAAGGGGCAACTATGCATGGAGTGATGAAGTTACTGTTTATTCGTCATGCTCAATCAACGGGCAATCAAGAGAAACGGATGCAGGGACATGGAGAGTTTGAATTATCGGAACTGGGAAAGCAGCAGGCAGAAAAATTAGCCCGTCGATTGTTAGCAGAAGCCTGGTGGCCATCCCATGTCTACAGCAGTCCCTTGAAGCGAGCGACTCAAACGACTCAAATTCTGGTCGATCGCTTTCTGGCGGCTCCCCTTCCTGCCGCAGTCAGCGATTTAATTGATGCCACCGTAACCGTCCCAGCCGAGGTTTTGGAGGAAGGACGGAGCCACTCGATTCCTGTGCAATTTGCGGATGAGCTAAAGGAATTTCAAAATGGCATTTTTCAAGGGTTGACCTGGGCGGAGGCCGTTCAGCGCTATCCCGATTTGTGTCAGGCTCTGGAAGCTGCACCCGATTGGATTCCCATTCCTGGTGCAGAAACCTTACAGGAGGCCCGATCGCGAGCCAGACAGTTCATCCAAATGCTTCTGGAACGTCATCGCAATGGGGATCACATCTGGATCGTCAGCCATAGCTGGATCATGCAGCACTTGATTGCGGAGTTGTTGGGCTGCGATCGCTCCTGGCGCTTAAGAGCCAGCAACACGGCCTTGTTTGAATTTTGGATTGACCACGCCCGCTGGGATAACTCCGAGCAAAACCGCTTTAACACCGACCTCTGGCAAGTCCGCCGCTTCAACGATGCTCACCACCTGAGTAGCGAAGCAGAGTGAGACTTGAGATTTGTGTAGATCACGGCTCATAATAAGTTTTGGCAACAGTGCAGTCTGAGAGACAGATTTTCTGCTATAAGTTCCAGTCTGTAGGATTGATGAATATGCAGTCTAGTTGGGGTTAGTAGTTCCTATCGGATTAAGACATGACCAACGAGGCCAATAACATTGTTAAACAGGCAAAGCAAGGCAGTGTCGCTGCCATCATTCAGGTATTGAATGAAAAGCTAGCTGACTCGGGAGTCAGAACCCGGGCGATCTTTGCAGATGGAGTGCTGCAATTACTTTGTGAAGGGGCAACTCTGGATCAACTGGAGCAGATTCCTTTAGTTGAGCGGATTCGCCAGATCCTGGAAACGATCGCCCCCCGCAACATTCGCCGGGTGAAAATTAATAGTCGGATTGTCCGCGAACAACAGTTACTTTGGTTAGAAGAAATTAACCGAGATCCAGAACATCAGCTTCTCTGGTCGGAAGAAATTGTGCTGAAAAAACCAGGCTTCTTTAAGCAGTTGAGCGAAGACTGGTCTGCCCGCAGTTCTGAGGTGTCTACCAGCAAATCTGCACCACCGCCTCCCCGCAAACAACGGGAGCAGCGCCAGTTTTGGCGGGGGTTAATTGGCGGAGCGATCGCAAGTTGCCTGCTGCTGGCTGGCGGCTGGTGGTTGTATAACCGATTTGGCTCCTCTGAGATGGCGACCCAGAAACAGGAAAATTCTGCGCCCAAACAAACTGGGGTTCCCTCCTCTACAACCTCTACGACCGTTGCTGATCCTTTTGCAGAAGCGGTTCGTTTGGCTGAACGCACATCCGCCTCTGGGCGATCGGCAAAATCCTCAGCCGATTGGTTAGGGTTAGCCTCTCAATGGCAGCAAGCCTCAGACTTAATGGCGGCTGTCCCCGCTTCAGATGCCCGTTACAAAACCGCTCAGAGTCGGGTGACGGATTATCGGAGAAACAGTGAGATTTCCCTGGCCAAGGCTAAAGAACTTCAGACCGCTCCTTCCCCAGAGGCTGCCCCCACTCAACCAGCGACACAATAATTGCTGCGTCCTGTGCTAAGACAGGAAAGATGAATAGGAACAGGGTTTTATGCGGGAAGTTCTGGGAAACGCGCTGGAAGTATTTAGCTGGCATAGCGGCTGGATTATCTGGAATTTATTTTTGGCGTTTATTCCACTGGCGCTCAGTTTTTGGCTTTATCGCCGCAAAACCAAGGTGCGATCGCTCCTGTGGTGGGTAGCATTTGTGGTATTTCTTGCGTTCTTACCCAATGCACCTTATTTGTTGACCGATGTCATTCACCTGATTCGTGCTACCCGCATGGGTTATTCAGTGTGGATTATTGTCTTGATTTTTATTCCTTTACACTTATTTGCAATCCTGGCTGGCTTTCAAGCCTATGTCATCTCCGTGATGAACCAGAGTAGCTACTTAAAACGTATTGGGGCGGGCAAGTTTATCGTTTGGTCTGAACTGATTACCCATGCCCTGTGTGCGATCGGAGTGTACATGGGCCGCTTCCTCCGTTTCAACAGTTGGGATCTGGCGACTGATCCCGGAAACGTACTACTGGTGACGCTGGACGATGTCACCGCCAAAAAACCACTCCTGGTGATTTTTATCTCGTTTATTGTTCTGACTGTTCTCTACTGGCTCACGAAGCAAGTCAACCTGGGATTACTGCTGCGTTTCCGCGAAATGCGAGCCAAAGGAGAGTGGTTCGAGTAGAGACGTTTCGCCAAACGTTTTTACCCCGCCATCACTCAATGCTGACTCCACG from Leptodesmis sichuanensis A121 includes:
- a CDS encoding DUF1361 domain-containing protein, yielding MREVLGNALEVFSWHSGWIIWNLFLAFIPLALSFWLYRRKTKVRSLLWWVAFVVFLAFLPNAPYLLTDVIHLIRATRMGYSVWIIVLIFIPLHLFAILAGFQAYVISVMNQSSYLKRIGAGKFIVWSELITHALCAIGVYMGRFLRFNSWDLATDPGNVLLVTLDDVTAKKPLLVIFISFIVLTVLYWLTKQVNLGLLLRFREMRAKGEWFE
- the hisG gene encoding ATP phosphoribosyltransferase → MITVALPKGALLKDSIRLFQAIGLDFSAFLDSANRQLQIPSTNGAAKALLVRAQDVPVYVEYGQAQLGIVGYDVLREKKPQVAHLADLGFGHCRLSVAVKESSSYRSALELPIYGRVASKFVHCAREYFDALDLPVEIVPLYGSVELGPITGMSEAIVDLVSTGRTLKENGLIEIEVLFESTARLIAHPLSYRVNADGLCSLIEQVRSQAFATA
- a CDS encoding VOC family protein — its product is MHHASIRTANIHRAIAFYELLGFVVHERFTTGYTLACWMEGWGGRLELIQIPQPRPAPDAFHDQHYVGYYHLSFDLTEATPDLPTWLDALKAQFRQAAMQNPDQYQPLKVLLEPEQQMIGDRIYEVAFIADADGLPLEFIRLQGTVDR
- a CDS encoding phosphomannose isomerase type II C-terminal cupin domain, whose product is MAVIPHTSESSPLSALPLAFAKSPAATDVRPWGSFTVLDEGPGYKIKRIEVNPGHRLSLQMHYHRSEHWIVVSGTARVTCDDREIILCSNQSTYVPQAKVHRLENPGVIPLVVIEVQNGEYLGEDDIIRFQDDYAREKP
- a CDS encoding histidine phosphatase family protein; protein product: MKLLFIRHAQSTGNQEKRMQGHGEFELSELGKQQAEKLARRLLAEAWWPSHVYSSPLKRATQTTQILVDRFLAAPLPAAVSDLIDATVTVPAEVLEEGRSHSIPVQFADELKEFQNGIFQGLTWAEAVQRYPDLCQALEAAPDWIPIPGAETLQEARSRARQFIQMLLERHRNGDHIWIVSHSWIMQHLIAELLGCDRSWRLRASNTALFEFWIDHARWDNSEQNRFNTDLWQVRRFNDAHHLSSEAE